One Malania oleifera isolate guangnan ecotype guangnan chromosome 9, ASM2987363v1, whole genome shotgun sequence DNA segment encodes these proteins:
- the LOC131163347 gene encoding uncharacterized protein LOC131163347 gives MAIEEADGKSWFYDIKTYIQKNEYPEGVASNDRKTIRRLAMGFFSDGKVLYKRNHDMTLLRCVEAKEVRQVMREVHKGVCGTHAGGHSLAQKILKSKYYWMTMERDCIDYTQKCHKCQVYGDRIQVPPAPLHVEVASYSSVTQDIFKVRHHNLAPYRPQVNGAVEAANKNIKNILEKMTKTYKDWHDKLPFTLMAYRTTARTSTGATPFSLVYEMEAVIPVEVEIPSLRVLKEAELPEEEWVQSWYDQLNLNEEKKMTAIAHGQLYQRRMIRAFNRKMRPWQFQEGDLVLKKILPIHAEPRGKWTPNYEGPYVLKKAFSRGALLLVDMDRIGLLHPVNSDVVKRYYA, from the exons ATGGCGATAGAGGAGGCCGACGGAAAATCTTGGTTTTATGATATCAAAACGTACATCCAGAAAAATGAGTATCCCGAAGGGGTAGCTAGTAATGATCGGAAGACTATTAGAAGGCTCGCGATGGGTTTCTTCTCGGATGGCAAagttttgtacaaaagaaatcatgACATGACCCTCCTACGGTGTGTAGAGGCAAAGGAGGTTCGACAAGTCATGCGTGAGGTTCACAAGGGAGTTTGCGGTACTCATGCTGGGGGCCACTCACTGGCACAGAAAATACTTAAAAGCAAATACTATTGGATGACCATGGAAAGAGATTGCATTGATTACACACAGAAGTGCCATAAGTGCCAAGTATATGGTGATCGAATACAAGTTCCACCGGCTCCGCTTCAT GTAGAGGTCGCCTCATATTCCAGTGTCACACAAGACATA TTCAAGGTCAGGCACCACAATTTAGCTCCATATAGGCCACAGGTGAATGGGGCAGTGGAAGCAGCCAATAAGAACATTAAGAACATCTTGGAGAAAATGACAAAAACTTACAAAGATTGGCATGACAAGCTTCCCTTCACTCTGATGGCTTATAGGACTACAGCTAGAACCTCCACGGGTGCTACTCCTTTCTCCTTGGTGTACGAAATGGAGGCAGTGATCCCAGTAGAGGTTGAAATCCCATCTCTAAGAGTCCTGAAAGAAGCAGAGTTGCCTGAGGAAGAATGGGTTCAATCCTGGTATGACCAGTTAAACCTGAACGAGGAAAAAAAGATGACCGCCATAGCCCACGGACAATTGTACCAAAGGAGGATGATAAGAGCTTTCAACCGGAAAATGCGGCCTTGGCAGTTCCAGGAGGGGGACCTGGTATTGAAGAAGATTCTACCGATCCATGCGGAACCTCGTGGCAAGTGGACACCAAACTATGAAGGCCCTTACGTGTTGAAGAAGGCATTCTCAAGAGGTGCCCTATTGTTGGTAGATATGGATAGAATCGGCCTATTGCATCCCGTTAATTCTGATGTTGTAAAGAGATATTATGCCTGA